The sequence CCACGCTTTAGTTTCCGCTTCGCCTTTGTGGGCAATCATCGCAGAAACAAGAGAAACGTTATAGGCATGTTTACCAGAACGGGTACAAACTTTACCTTTAAACTCAGGGTTTGCTAGATCGGCGTAATCAAATTCAGCTCCTAACTTACCGACACGATCACGAGAGGAATAAACATTGCGGCTACGAAGTGTCAGTGCAAACCACTCATCGTTACTATCTCTGTACTGTGCTGGTACATTTTTTTCAATCACATCACTTTGTACAGGTTGTACTACTTCTTTATCAACTAGCTCCGCTAAGCGGCTAATATCCGTGGTTAAAATCACATCAGCAGGGCTATATTCACCTTCTTGTTTCAATTTTTCTGCTAAGCCCTTATTAGCAAACTTAACGTTTACTTTGATACCAGTCTCTTTAGTAAATTCATTAAACATTGGCTCAACCAAGAAAGGTTGGCGATAAGAATAAACATTTACTTCATCAGCAGCAAAAGAAGGTGAGCTGATAGAAGCCAAAGCGAGAATAGAAAGGGGTAGCATTTTTTTCATTGTAATTCCTTAAACATAGATGCAAATGATAATAATTATCGTTCGTTATTATATTTAAAAAACCAATTTCTGCAATGACAAAAATCAATTAAACACAAAAAAACCCGCTACAAGAGCGGGCTTTTTATTACAATTTGTTCTTATTTATAACTGAACTAGCGAGTATTACTTTAGAGAAACAAACTCTGGGTAAGCACCAACACCACAATCGTGCATGTCCATACCTTCCATCTCTTCATCTTCAGTAACTCGGATACCTGTTGTTGCTTTTAGTACACCCCAAACCGCTAGGCTTGCTCCGAATACCCATGCAAAGATAACTGCAGCACCTAGTAACTGAGCACCGAAAGTAGCATCAGCATTACTTACAGGAACAACCATTAGACCGAAGAAACCACAAACACCGTGTACAGAGATAGCACCTACTGGATCATCAATCTTAATTTTATCAAAGGCGATGATAGAGAATACAACGAGTGCGCCTGCTACTACACCGATAATAACGGCAGCAACTGGTGATGGAGATAGTGGGTCAGCTGTGATAGCAACAAGACCTGCTAATGCACCGTTCAAAATCATTGTTAAGTCGGCTTTGCCCCAAGTGGTTTTACACACTAGTAGAGCAGCAATAGCACCAGCAGCGGCTGCAGCATTCGTGTTTAGGAATATTTGACCAACAGCAGTTGCGTTTTCGAAATCAGAAAGCATTAGCTGAGAACCACCGTTGAAGCCGAACCAACCGAACCAAAGGATAAACGTACCTAGTGTAGCAAGTGGCATGTTTGAACCTGGGATAGGGTGAACTTCTCCGTTCTTACCATATTTACCCTTACGAGCACCAAGTAGTAATACACCTGCTAGAGCAGCAGCGGCACCAGCCATGTGAACAATACCTGAGCCAGCAAAATCACTGAAGCCAGCAGCAGCTAGGAAACCGCCACCCCAAGTCCAGTAACCTTCGACTGGGTAGATAACACCAGTTAGAACAACAGCAAAAATTAGGAATGCCCAAAGTTTCATACGTTCAGCAACCGCACCAGATACAACTGACATTGCTGTCGCTACAAAAACAACTTGGAAGAAGAAATCAGATTCTAAAGAATGATCAGCACCTTCACCTTGTGAGCCAATTAGTGCGCCAATCGAAGGCATAATACCGCCTTCAGCATTGTCTACATACATGATGTTGTAGCCAATCAATAAGAACATAGTACAAGCAATAGCATAAAGTACGAAGTTCTTAGTCAAAATTTCCGTGGTATTTTTAGAGCGGACTAAACCAGCTTCTAACATGGCAAAACCAGCTGCCATCCACATTACCAACGCACCTGAAATTAAGAAGAAAAAAGTATCCAGTGCGTAACGAAGTTCAGTTACTGTTGTTAATAGTTCCATTATATATTCTCCAATCCCTTAAAGTGCTTCAGTGTCCATTTCGCCAGTACGAATACGTACTACCTGGCTTAAGTCATAAACGAAGATCTTACCGTCTCCAATTTTCCCTGTGTGCGCTGCTTTGCTTACTGCTTCAATAACGCGATCTACGTTTTCAGCTTGAGTAGCTATTTCCAGTTTTACTTTCGGTAGAAAGTCCACTTGATATTCAGCACCGCGATAAAGTTCCGTGTGACCTTTTTGACGACCAAAGCCTTTAACTTCAGAAACCGTCATACCTTCAATGCCAACATCCGATAAAGCTTCACGTACGTCGTCTAGTTTGAATGGTTTAATAATGGCGTTAATAAGTTTCATTGCATCCCCTCTGAGCATATATTCCTTTAACAGTGAAATAACAATCAAGAGCTGTGCCACTTTTATAACTTATTGTTATTAATAATGTTTAAGTATTTTTGTTAATAAAACTTTAAACCCATGCACAAACATGGTGCACAGTGCTCACTAAATTAATGCAAAAAACCATTCAGCCCCAATATTGTGCAACCTTTTAAAAAAGCCAAAAAAAGACCCTAAAAAAATAGAGTCATTCGCTGTACTTCTGATAAAAAATCACTGAAATCTAAATAAAGAACCTGTATTTATCTAACAAACGTTCGTACTAAAAGATAACCTTTTTACTCGTGTTACCGCTTTAAATACGCTTTGTAAGCTGGCAGAACCATCAGACCAACCATAAAAATTATCACAGAGAGCATTCCAAACAGTGTCCGTTCGTTCCATCCAAGCTCAATGAATAGACCCAGTACCCATGGAGCAGCAGCGGTAGAAAAAATCATCAAAGAAGTCATCATTGAGCGAATAGCACCGATATGTTCTGTCCCATAAACTTCAGCCCACAATGCGTTTACCACTGGAGAAGATACACCAATTCCCACACCAAACAACGTCATAAAAGCAACGGCAGACCAACTTTGGTTAAATAAAGAAAGTACACAAAGTCCTAGGAATAAAGGGATAATCATAAAAGGAAGCATGTGCCTAGCGCTGTATTTATCCACTAAGCTACCGGCCACCATAGAACTTAACCAGTGCATAATACCGTAAGCAATAAAACTATTTGCCAACAAGCTTGGTAACCACTCTTTTTGTGTTAACAAAAAATGTTGTTGGATGAACACGCCAGTAACGACAAAAGGTGCTGCCAACACCGCAGGCAAAATGGCCCAAAAACGCCAGTCAGACAATACATGCCTCCGACCTTTATTACTGACAACATTTCCTTGGATATTGGTTTTTTTGTATTGCCTTTAAACTGGGTAGATTTAGCTAACAAAATGTAGGCTAGCGGTAAATAAACAAAAGCGACAACCGATGCAAACACCAACCAACTTGAGCGCCATCCGATCCAACTTATTAGTAGTACCACAATAATAGGTAAGATCACTTCACCAAATGCAACCCCACTAGAAGCCAAACTAATTGCCTTCCCTCTCTGGTGAGAATAAGAGCGGATCATTGTGGTTTGAGCGGTATGAGGTAGCAAACCTTGCCCTGCTAGTCTCAGCATAAAAAATGCGAAGAACAGCATCAAAGGAGAAACAACGTAAGACATCACAACACACGCAACAACTAATAGGACCGCAACAACAGTCACAAACGGTCGAATATCCCACTTGTCAACGAGGCCACCAACAAACATGATAGTCATGCTGCTACAAAGCGTTGCTAAAGCGTAAATCATTCCGTAGTCGGTCGCCGACAAAACCAAGTCTTTCTGAATGTCAGCACCAAACCAACTTAAAAAGAAGGATTGCCCAACGTTTCCAATGAAGACGGTCAAAAAACCAAATGATAACAACGGCCATTGCAGTCGAATGAAATTGAGATAACTGTTCATAATGCCCTTTTACAAAACAAAATGTAGCTTGAACGGAGGAAATTTACTTGATGTTATACCGGATAAACTCGCACCAAGATTGAATGAGTTGTTCAAAATCTTCAAGGCCACAACCAGCATCACTTTCACAATCATAGAAATCGAATTCACTCTCTTGTAGCGAATCATCATCTTGATCTAATGAGTTTTCTTGAACGGTCACTTCGTCTCGTCGAATTACAATGCTGATCTCTTTGCCAAGCAAAGAATACTCTTGAGACTCTTCCGATTTTATCTTCTCAATTGCTTCAAGTAGGGAAGCAATGCGCACTTTATCCGTATATATTTCCTGCTCTAGCCAGCGAGCAATCACTTCATGCCCCATACTACACTTAATACGGTATTCACCGGTTAAACCTTTTACAAATTGATATTCCATAGATCCTATACTCGATAAATCAGCTCTAATACCATTGTGCTGAAAAGTTACTATTTTTGACTGTAACTTCACTACAAAAAATAAGACCACCGCATTGCGATGGTCTTAAGTGCTATTCACATTAATCGGTAATTAAGCTTGTGGGCGCATCGCTGGGAACAAGATGACATCACGAATAGTGTGCGTGTTCGTAAACAGCATGGCTAAACGGTCGATACCAATACCTTGACCTGCTGTTGGTGGTAAACCGTGCTCTAGAGCGGTAATATAATCAGCATCGTAATACATTGCTTCATCATCACCAGCATCTTTTGCCGCTAATTGTGCTTTAAAGCGACCATCTTGATCTTCCGCATCATTAAGCTCAGAGAAACCATTTGCTACTTCACGACCACCAATAAAGAACTCAAAACGGTCTGTGATAAAGGCATTATCATTATTACGACGAGCCAATGGAGAGATATCAGCAGGGTATTCTGTAATGAATGTAGGCTGGATCAATTGTGGTTCAGCCGTTTCACCAAAGATCTCTTCAAGTAATTGACCACAGGTCCAAAATGGTTCTACATCAATATGTAAAGACTTCGCGATACCTACCATGAAGTCACGATCTTGTACGTGATCGTAGGTCATAGACTGTATGTCTTCTCGGTCAGGACAGTACTGCTTAATCGCATCTAACATACTCATACGAGGATATGTACCACCAAATTCTACCGTTTCTTCCCCGTAAGGCATTTGAGTAGAACCAAGTACTTCCATAGAAACCGTTTGTAGCATCTCTTCGGTCAGATCCATCAAATCTTTATAATCTGCGTACGCCATATAGAATTCCATCATCGTAAACTCTGGGTTATGACGAGGAGAAAGACCTTCGTTACGGAAACTACGGTTAACTTCAAATACGCGGTCAAAACCACCGACCACTAGTCGCTTCAAATAAAGCTCTGGAGCAATACGTAGATACATATCAATATCTAAAGCATTGTGATGTGTAATAAATGGACGCGCAACTGCACCACCAGGTATAGCGTGCATCATTGGTGTTTCGACTTCCATGAATTGCTTAGAAGTCATAAAGTTACGTATAGCAGTAACAAGCTTAGAGCGAATAATGAAAGCAGTACGCGAATCTTCATTCACGATAAGGTCAACGTAACGCTGACGATAACGCATTTCTTGATCGGTTAGACCGTGGAATTTTTCGGGCAGTGGACGTAGTGCTTTAGTTAGCAATACGTACTCTTCCATATTCACGTAAAGATCGCCTTTACCTGATTTATGTAGAGCGCCTTTTACACCGACGATATCACCGATATCAAGGCCCTGATATTTCTCTTTTAGTTCATTTTGAACCGGTTTAGCTGCATAAGCTTGAATACGACCAGAAGTTTCTTGAATCACTAAGAATGGACCACGCTTAGCCATAATACGACCAGCAATAGCAACGATATGATTCAGTTCTTCTAGCTCTTCTTTCGTCTTTTCACCGAATTGCGCTTGAAGATCGCCCGCTAAACTATCGCGACGAAAATCATTAGGGTGACCATTTGCTTTGCAGCTAGTGCGGATATTATCCAATTTAGCACGACGCTCAGCAATCAGCTTATTCTCTTCAGCGTTTGGCTGTTGTACCTGTTCAGTCATTTTAATTTGCCCTTTATAGTGCGCTTACAAGCCTGATTTCAGGCTGGCTTCGATAAATTTGTCTAAATCACCGTCAAGAACCGCTTGTGTGTTGCGGTTTTCGATGCCGGTGCGTAAATCTTTAATACGAGAGTCATCTAGTACGTAGGAACGAATCTGACTACCCCAACCGATATCAGATTTTAAATCTTCACTCGCTTGTTTTTCTGCATTTTGTTTTTGTAGTTCAAGCTCAAACAGTTTTGCTTTTAACTGTTTCATAGCCTGATCTTTATTTTTATGCTGAGAACGGTCATTTTGACACTGAACCACAGTATTGGTTGGCAAGTGAGTAATACGCACCGCTGATTCTGTTGTATTGACGTGCTGACCACCCGCACCTGACGCACGATAAACATCTATACGTAATTCAGCTGGGTTAATGTCGATAGCGATATTGTCATCAATCTCTGGGTAAATAAACGCAGATGCAAAAGAAGTATGACGGCGACCACCAGAATCAAATGGTGATTTACGAACTAAACGATGCACACCTGTTTCCGTACGTAGCCAACCATAGGTATATTCGCCAGAAATCCTAACCGTGGCAGATTTCAGGCCTGCAACTTCACCCTCAGATACTTCTATCACTTCCGTTTTAAAGCCTTTAGATTCAGCCCAACGAAGGTACATTCGTAGTAGCATCGCAGTCCAATCTTGCGCTTCTGTACCACCGGAGCCAGATTGAAGATCGATATAGCAATCTGAACTGTCATGATCACCAGAAAACATGCGGCGAAACTCAAGCTTTTCTAACTTAACTTCTAACTCGGCAAGTTCTGGTTCTATTTCATCAAAGGTTTCTTGATCTTCGGCTTCAACAGCTAGCTCTAGTAAACCTTCTACATCGTCAACACCTTGATCAAGAATATCAATAGTCTCAACAACGGCTTCTAAAGAAGAACGTTCTTTGCCTAAGGCTTGTGCTCGCTCGGGTTCGTTCCATACATCCGGCTGTTCTAGTTCTGCATTTACTTCTTCTAGACGCTCTTTCTTGGCGTCATAGTCAAAGGTACCCCCTCAGGATATTCGTGCGCTGAGTCACGTCCTGTAAGCGGTTTTTAATTGGATTGATTTCAAACATGTTTACTCAACATTTATGCGTAGAATTTAACCGAAGAATTCTACTCAAAAATGTGATGAAGATACAGAAAAAGTTGTAATACTATTCTTTCAATTAAATAATTATTTCGCTCGATATCTGTTCGATAGAACAAATAATACGTTACTCATTTAACAATCAATATTTTCGACCATCAATTGCAATGACTGATTTCCTCTAAATTCATTAATATCGAGTTTAAAAGCGAGTTTTACTCTCTTTGCTGTCGCATCTGGCCAACGCCGAAGATCGACATTAAACGCGATTGCATCAATCATTATATTGGTAGGGAGCCCCTTAAAGAGAGGCTCTACCATCATTTTAAGGTGTTTTTCTCCCACCAATTTCTGATGCAATAGCTTAAACTCACCATCAAAAATAGGTTCTGGGAAGTTTTGTCCCCACGGCCCACCTTCTCTTAACTGGTTGGCTGTATGCATAGAAAACTCTTCAGGCTTCAATTCGCCATCCGATAAAATGACGCCCTGTAACGCAGACTCATCTAGCTCATCACGAACAAGCTGATCGAACAGTGAAGCAAAGGTTTGAAAGTTCTTTTCTTTTATCGTTAATCCCGCCGCCATTGCATGACCACCGAATTTGACAATCAAACCTGGGTTTTGTGTATCTAACCGATCTAACGCGTCACGCATATGTAAGCCAAGAATAGAGCGGCACGACCCTTTAATATAACCATCCCCACCGTCAGCAAAGGCGATTACTGGACGATGAAATTGATCTTTTATTCGAGAAGCCACAATACCTATGACACCTTGATGCCAATCTCGCTGAAAAAGTGCAACTCCGTATGGGAGCTCTGAATTTTTACCAAATTGCAGCTGCTCACAAAAGGCCATCGCCTCTTGTTTCATCCCTTGTTCAATTTCGCGTCGAGTTTGGTTTAACCCATCTAACTCGCTTGCCATTCTTCTTGCGGCATGTATGTTTGTGCTCATTAACAGTTCAACACCAAATGACATGTCGTCTAAACGCCCTGCAGCATTAATTCTTGGCCCTAAAGCAAAACCAAAATCGGCAGCAACCAAGCGACGTGCATCTCGTTTCGATACTTCGATTAATGCCTGAATACCCGGACGACCTTTTCCTGCTCGAATTCTCTGTACACCTTGATGAACTAAGATACGATTATTTTCATCAAGAGAAACGACATCAGCAACCGTACCTAACGCAACCAAATCTAGTAACTCAGCAAGGTTTGGTACTTGTATACCTTTCAATTCAAACCAATTTCGTTCTCTCATATAAGCGCGAAGTGCGAGCATAAGATAAAAAGCGACACCAACACCCGCTAAAGACTTTGATGGAAATTGACAGGATTCCAAGTTTGGATTAACCATCGCATCAACATCAGGAAGCACGTTTCCAGGTAAGTGATGGTCGGTCACGATAACCTGAATATTATTCTGTTTAGCGTATTTAACCCCTTCAATTGAAGATACCCCATTATCCACCGTCATAATTACATCGGCTTTATACTCTATCGCTTGATCAACCACATCAGGGCTGAGCCCATAACCATCTTCAAAACGATTGGGGACAAGATAATCAACGTTGTGACAACCAAGAGAACGTAATGCCAGCACTGACAAGGCAGAACTAGTCGCACCGTCCGCATCAAAGTCGCCAACGATAATAATCCGCTTACCTTGTTCAACCGCTGAAAAAAGTAACTCTACCGCTTTTTCTATACCACCAAGTGATTGGTAAGAATGTAAACCTTTAGCAGCCTTCTCAAGCTGACCAACATGCTCTATCCCCCTAGCAATATAAATACGTCTGAGTAATTCAGGGATAGATTCAGGAAGAGTTGAAATATCGACTTCTGGACGGCGTTTAATTTCTATCATAGCGGACTAAAGTGCTCATTGAGGGGATAAGTATGTAGCGAAAATGCGTCTTGTATTTTCAGTATAACGAAAGCCTGACCATTAAATTTCATGTCAGGCTTTTACTTAATCGTTTTTATTGCGTCATCTCTTGTTGTATACGCTTAAACAGCCCAGCTGGTGGCATATATCCTGCCAACAACTTACCATTTGGCAAGAATACCGCAGGTGTACCGCTAATACCTAGATCGCGACCTAATGCGTATTGCTCCATGATTTTTTGCCCACACTGCTCTAAATTATCAACGTCTTCGTTGAATGAATGATTCAACTTAGCTTGCGTCATTGATTTTTCAGGATCCACGGAGCACCAGATACGAGCCATCTCTTGAGCTACTTCACCTGTTGGCCCTTGGCGGGGATAAGCAAGATAACGAACCGTAATACCTAGGTCATTGTAGCCTTGCATTTGGCTATGTAAGCGAACGCAATAAGTACACGTTGTATCTGTAAATACAGTAATCACGTATTTTTCATTTTCCGCTGGGTAGACAATCATATCACTTGCATATTGTTCTATTTTTTCGGCGTTTTTAGGGGCTTGCCTTTCCGCAAGTACATCGACATATTGGCCATTATCATCAAGCGCATACAAGGTGCCCGCTATAAATTGATCACCTTGAGCATTAGAGAAAACCATCCCACCTGTTGTATCAACTTCATACAAACCATCAATGGTTGCTGGTGCAATCGAAACAACATTTACGCCCATAGATTCGAAACGAGCTCTTAGTGTTGCCTCATCAAACTCACCAGTACTAGATTCTATGTCCAGAACTTCTACAGCATCTTGCTTAACCGCTGCAACTTCAGCTTGATTTACTTTTGTTTCTGGGGAGTTTGTATCCGCTGCATCGCATGCAGTAACGAAAAATGGAGTAGCCAAAATCAATAGATTGCGTAATACGCTCATTAATAACACCTTATATTTACTGCTTATAAATTTATGCTCTAGGGTGATGCTGCGAATGAATCTGTTTTAACCTTTCAGTCGCAACATGAGTATAAATTTGCGTTGTTGATAAGTCACTATGCCCTAACAACATTTGTACCACTCGAAGATCCGCCCCATTATTGAGTAAATGTGTCGCGAATGCATGCCTTAGTACGTGAGGTGATAACAAGTCTGTATCTATTCCTGCTATCACTGAATAATGTTTGATGCGATGCCAAAATGTTTGCCTCGTCATCTGCCTAGCTCTTTTACTTGGAAAAACCACATCAGAACTCTTCTCACCCAATAGTGTAGACCGTCCGTCCTGTAAAAAGGTTTCAATCCAATCTATCGCATCTTCTCCCATTGGCACCAAACGTTCTTTATTACCTTTACCAATAACTCGAACAACCCCTTGACGAAGGCTCATATTCTCCATCGTTAGACTCACTAGCTCTGTAACACGTAACCCCGTCGCATATAGGAGTTCCAACATCGCTTTGTCTCTTAGTTCTAAAGGATCATTGGGGTCTGGCGCATCTAACAAAAATTCAACCTGTTGCTCAGATAGATCTTTAGGCAATCGTTTTGGTAGCTTAGGAGTAATAAGTAATGCACTCGGATCATCACTACGTATTTTTTCCCGATGAGAATATTGAAACAATCGACGAATCGCAGATAGCATTCTTGCCTTCGAAGTCTGTTTGTAGTTTTTATCTGTCAACCATGCTTGATAATCTTGTAAATCATTAACAGTAATACTGATAAAAGATAATTGTTTATCTTCCATCCACTTAATCAGCTTAAAAAGATCATTTCGGTAGGACGCTAAGGTATTTTCGGAAAGCCCTTTTTCCATCCATAAAGCATCAAGAAACTGTTCTACAAAAGCTCGATCATTCATCTTTCACTATCACTTAAACACTGAGTTTCAGATTAATTCAGCAAAAGCTAAATTAACAGGTGTTTTGTCCAAAAAGAAACTTAAGACTGCAATCATACCTTTTTTACAGGTAAAATCCTCAGCAAAGACAACATATGCGAATCAATCTAACATGAAAATTGGACTCTTCTACGGATCAACGACGTGCTATACAGAAATGGCAGCAGAAAAAATACGCGCCATAATTGGAGAAGAACTCGTTGATATTCACAATGTCAAAGAGACATCACTTAGTATAATGAACGATTACGACATGTTAATTTTAGGCATATCAACATGGGATTTTGGTGAAATTCAAGAAGACTGGAGCGCCATTTGGCAGAATATCGCTGGCGTTTCATTAGAGAATAAACCGGTTGCTTTGTTTGGCTTAGGAGATCAAGAAGGTTATGGCGAGTGGTTTTTAGATGCCATGGGCTTACTTCATGAAGAATTAAAACCATCGGGTGCTCAGTTTCTGGGTTATTGGCCTGTTGCTGGTTACGAGTTTGAAGCGTCAAAAGCACTAACAGAAGATGGTAACCGATTTGTTGGGTTAGCATTAGATGAAGATTCTCAGTATGAACTGAGCGACGAACGTATTGCTAATTGGTGTGAACAGATCCTCACTGAATTCCACGAAACGCTTTGATAACAAAAATGCCCCATTGAAAACCATTGGGGCATTGAATCAAGAGAAGACTTTTCTGGCGGAAGTTAAGCAGTTTCTTCCACTAAAGTTTTTTGCTTTTTTTCACCAACAAATAACATAGTAATTGACACTAATCCCGTCGGTAGTAACCAACCCATGCTGTAATCAAACAAGGGTAAAAACTTAAATATTGATACATCCACTCCAGCAATTTTAGCTGCATCTATCATGGCAAATAGCAGTGAAACTAAAATAACGCTTCTATAAGCTAACTGAGGGTTTGGTATACGCTGTCTAAAGAACGTTAAAGCAACCAGCGCGATGGCAACCGGGTACAGAGCAAACAACACAGGTACAGATATTGAAATAAGCTGAGCTAATCCAACATTTGCCACCGTAGCGCAGGTAACACCGATAATTAGAACCCACGCTTTATAGGTGATAGAGGTTAGCGAACTAAAGAAATCAGAACACGCTGAAACAAGCCCGATAGCAGTTGTTAAACAAGCAAGTAATACGATTGTGGATAAAACAAGCTGACCTGAAGAGCCAAATAATAATTGTACATATTGACTCAAAATGACACCGCCATTGTCAGCCGCCTCAACCACACCACCGCTAGTCGCACCTAAATAAAACAGTGAAATATAAACAAATGCCAAACCAGACGCGGCAATAACAGCAGCGATAGTTAAGTATTTTGTTGTCGCGGCTTTATCTGTCACACCTTTACTACGCAAAGAATCTACAATCAACATCCCAAACATC is a genomic window of Vibrio algarum containing:
- the fldB gene encoding flavodoxin FldB; the encoded protein is MKIGLFYGSTTCYTEMAAEKIRAIIGEELVDIHNVKETSLSIMNDYDMLILGISTWDFGEIQEDWSAIWQNIAGVSLENKPVALFGLGDQEGYGEWFLDAMGLLHEELKPSGAQFLGYWPVAGYEFEASKALTEDGNRFVGLALDEDSQYELSDERIANWCEQILTEFHETL
- the brnQ gene encoding branched-chain amino acid transport system II carrier protein: MSQSLKLTDVIAVGFMLFAFFLGAGNIIFPPLAGQLAGDHAFLAMIGFLLTAVGLPLITIIAIAIAGGTWESLTKDLPKRAATIMAILIFVIIGPAFAAPRAGLVAYEMAIKPFIIDATQSDLTLFSILFFSVAMFFAWSQGKLIDVIGKFLTPALFVTLSVLAVAVFVFPQGSVLAPQGDYVSQPLVKGFLEGYNTMDTFGALMFGMLIVDSLRSKGVTDKAATTKYLTIAAVIAASGLAFVYISLFYLGATSGGVVEAADNGGVILSQYVQLLFGSSGQLVLSTIVLLACLTTAIGLVSACSDFFSSLTSITYKAWVLIIGVTCATVANVGLAQLISISVPVLFALYPVAIALVALTFFRQRIPNPQLAYRSVILVSLLFAMIDAAKIAGVDVSIFKFLPLFDYSMGWLLPTGLVSITMLFVGEKKQKTLVEETA
- the xerD gene encoding site-specific tyrosine recombinase XerD; amino-acid sequence: MNDRAFVEQFLDALWMEKGLSENTLASYRNDLFKLIKWMEDKQLSFISITVNDLQDYQAWLTDKNYKQTSKARMLSAIRRLFQYSHREKIRSDDPSALLITPKLPKRLPKDLSEQQVEFLLDAPDPNDPLELRDKAMLELLYATGLRVTELVSLTMENMSLRQGVVRVIGKGNKERLVPMGEDAIDWIETFLQDGRSTLLGEKSSDVVFPSKRARQMTRQTFWHRIKHYSVIAGIDTDLLSPHVLRHAFATHLLNNGADLRVVQMLLGHSDLSTTQIYTHVATERLKQIHSQHHPRA